The genomic segment cttaataatacgataataaaaaaaacacttttaaaatcaaGCACAAACTAAATgtttgaacttttattttgaGACTAcgataacctaaaaaaaacaagctaaaaaaatttataaagacaaactttaaattaaaaaaatattaaatgataaaattaaaaaaataataataaacagaaagggaaaaaaaagggaaatgaataaaaaaaaacacccacctCCTTCACAATTCATATACACCATAAAGGAGGAGATAGGAAATTTAACTTCTACTTTAAATCAATATCTAATTacttattattcataaaaaaaaatcagtaaacaTGGAATACGGCCATCTTTTTGTGTAATTCAAATGCTGttcttttattgatagaaaatCTTCAAATCACtgattattttaacaaaagatTTGTTTGATGGCATGGTGTTACATAGTGCTGTGCGGTCACCAGACAATACACAAACCAGTACCCAGTAAAGATATCAACTTTGTGCCTCCCTCGGCTCATCCACGGCAGCTTCAAGCGTTTCTGTGACATATTCTTCAACTTGCAACCCATTGTACGGTTTTGACAACTGGTATCCTAAACGCAAACTAACCTGTAGAGAGATGGGACGTCATGGTTCCattaacaagaataaaaacaGCAAATTCAAGTGTTGAAGGAAACTTCCAAGTATTTTGGGTTCTATCAGAAAGATTTCCCTTCCCACCTTAAATGGTTGAAGTTCTCTCATacactattatatatatttgtaataaaaaagaaaaagatttcataagaataaaatacacaaaaaaattgatttgccATGAAGCAACTCTAGCTGATTATGTTACCTAAACATATTTCACAGCCGAAAACTGTCCACGAATTACAAATCAATGACCGTAAGTGCATGTAGTGCTTCCAAGTTATGTTGATTATCCCCATCAAGAAATATCAGGTCTTCGCACTCTTTACTGTATGAAACTGTCTTTGCTGTATCATCCACTCCATCACAATCATCCTCGTCATCATTCTTGTCAGCTTCTTCATAGTCATCCTCATCATCTGTTTCATCATCACTGCCATCCTCATCTGCAAACCTAGAAGCCCCGTTAATGCTTTGTATACCACAATCATCTGGATATCCTACAAGTTGACTGGCTTCCTTTAGTTCATCCTGTGTCTTGGCCAGAGATAGAAGAATGTTCTGTGCCTTCTGGTCAGGAGGGACCCCATGATGCTCCATTTCCTTGTACCAAATAACAGCACTGCCAAAATCCTTGTTCTTACCATATGCGTCCATTATTGTAGTGAGAATTGTCTGGTTTGCTTTGATACCGTttaactgcatttcttcatatATTTCCATCATCTTTTCAAGATTATTTACCTTGGCATGCCCTTTGATCAGTGCCCCATAAGTGATGATGTTGGGTTTAAGACCATCTTGTCTCAGTCTTTTGAAGAAATTTTCAGCACCCTCCATATCAGAAGCATTCACATATGCTGATAACATCGTTGTATAAGAGCAAAGATCTGGGGTGCATCTGCATTACATATAGCCAGAAGTATGCCATCTTCAATAAAAAGTTTGACTAACATACAACTTGCACAAACAGAAGTACTTGCAATGCGTGTGGCTGGACTCACTTTCTATAATCTGTTTGTATATGCATGTGATTGGTCAATTACAGTGATTAACTTGAAGAGTGGTATCCTTACAGACCAAAATATATGAATGTAACCTTGCAATTTGTGGCTGTATTTCAAAAAACTCAAAGTGTGGACATATGGgatacataaaagaaaagagaaaatatggTATGCCACCCCAAGATCAATTGATATGTTATGTAGGCCCTGTTTGTTTATAAACAAACATACACGTAGATTGCTTAAACAGAACTCCATCAGTAACATGATATTGAGAAATGAACTATGTTTGTTTCAGATTGGGAAACATTACCTGTCTCTTCTCATGCTCTTGAACACCACCCGAGCTTGCTCCACCATTCCGGAGATAGCAAATGCATCGAGCAAGATGTTATAAGCTTTGTGGCTTGGCCTACAAGATAGCACAACAGTATGGTAACTCCCACAATTAACAATATGCTATTAAATTTACAGCATTATCTAGCTGTTGAACAATGAGCTCCAGACTTGTCTTGTGCAGTAAGCAGAAAAATCTGAAACAGAAATATGAGAACTTGAAAAAACTTCAATCTAAAACATGATGCTGACAAAAGGTTTATCCTGCATACAACAAGATGTATTGGACTAATGGAAGGTCTTTTCATCAGTTTTTCTTCCTGGTCGGAGTTCACTAGATGATAGTTAATGCTTGTGTTAGATTGGCTCATATCTAATGTTTAAGGGAAAGTTTCACCCTAATGCAACACATCTTCAACCTGTGTAAACCATAAGTACTTGAAAACTTCTATGAATCGTGTTGAAAACTTGACTAATAATGAGAAGTCTTTTTCGAGGACTtgagtttctttaatttatttttgataattatGTACATGCAATTGTGTATACATTTTGGCAGGAGATGGGGGGGGGGATTAACACAATTATCATGATAGAACTCAAACCATGCGCAAACTGTCCAACATCATTACAGAAAATAAAACTTGTAGTTTCTACTCACCTGACACCAGCATCCAGCATCTCTTCAAAAACAGCTAAAGCTTCTTCTTCCCTTCGAGCTCTCCCATAAGCTTTAATGAGCAATGCGTAGCTCACAACATCAGGTCGAAGGCCAGATCTTTGCATCTAGAATTATGCAATTTACTTCAAAATCTGGTAAGTTTATTACAAAAGGATAATAAAAGGAAAGACAAAATGGAAATACTGAAAAATAGATAAACCGAACCCTTAATCACCACAGAAACCTTATAAGACTATCTGGGCATGTCTAAAAAGGTGGGTAGTAGCATCCATGCACAACTAATTAAGTTCTTCACTCAAATTGCATGGTAAAATATTCATCACAACCATCTTGATGTATGAAGCAGAAACAATTTTCATCCATTCCCTACCACATATGTACCACATATCTTATTACATcctgatattaataaaaaaaaaaacaattagcacTTCCAAAGTTCTGCATCCCAGAAAAATTCCCACAGACCGATTGAAAATGTCCAACTGTCTTGGCCTCAGAAGAAGGCCACCAGCAAGCATGCATATTACATATGAAGTCTAAAGAAaccccccttttttttcctgtttactTCTATACTAGCATACTAAAAGATTGTTCACCCTCTCGTTACTGAACAGTGTCTCAAGAGTATTGGTATCATTGGATGTAATTGAATATTGACTTGCATGGTCAAAATGTCTCTTTTTTCTTAATCCAAGAATATGAAATATAGATTAGATAATTCCTCGAATATTACCTGGTCATAGATCTTCGAAACCTCCTTATAATTAGTTTCAAATGACATTAGACTGTTATAAGTAACAGTGGATTGTGGAACTCCTCGCTCAGCCATCAGCGCAAATACTTTACGAGCCTTTTCATAATTCCCAGCCTTTTTCTGCACATATATCATCATATGGAACATTTTTTGATCTGGTTCCAAAGgtgatttttctttattgagAAGAGTCTCAAAAACTTCTTCAGCTTCCTTAAATTTGTTTCCCTGGAGTAAAATCCCAAAGAAAATCACTAAACTGAAAGGTGTATCAAACAAAAACATCCACTTTGCGATTTAAGGCCCATGAAAAGGATAACCCAAGGAAAACAATTACGGATAGTAGCATGTCAAGTCATTTGCATCCCATATGCCTCAACCAAAAAATCTGTAGGTACTCTACCTTAAATGGGTAATAATCTGAcgagatgtaaaaaaaaacaattactccAAGAAAAGTGCTTTCATTGAATTACATATAAATCCATATAAAATCCCACATTTACAATCATGAAAAGCAATGCAGAAAACCTCCAGCTGGTTCTACATGCATAGACACACAGATCACAGTCGATATCTATGTAGAATTCATAGTATTTCAGTAAGGGTCCATTTGAATGAGTTTTTCCTATATTTGCTTCAGATCACAACACATGGAAACCTCTGAAACAGATACATAAATCAAGCATGCACTCATTCACACGCACATAAAACTTGTCTTTTCCTTGAATTTGACGTGAATGTGATGACATGGAACCTCTGAAACATAGTGATATAGACACTCATTCACACAGGGTATAAGCAAAACATAACTATCACAATTTAATCCTACTTTAAGCTGCAGACTAAATTTTAATAGCAAATGTGAAACAATAAATGCAAGTTTTTGAGACTTCTAAAACATCAAATGGTGATGGTCAAACTCTCTTTAGTTCTGCGCCTATTTCATGATTCAAAGGTTCCAACCATGCCAGGGAGAAATTAAATACTTCAGCTGTCAACCTAGCCCAAATTTCTAGGGACATTGCAATTTCCTTTGTCATTGTCTCGTAAGATAGGTACATAGCTTAGTATTTTAATGAGTTCATTAGAATATGGATCACAAAATCTGAGTGTGAAATCAAACTCACAAATAAGTCAAGtaaaaacacaaatgaaaacaaagatgagGTGTTTTTAGAAAGGTATGCTACCTCAACAAATGTTTTCAGTATTATTTGATACGTCAAAGCAGAGGGCTCAGGGCCTGAGGTCTGCATCCTCCGAAAGATGGCTTCAGCATTGTTATATCGGCCTCCTCTTCCATATGCCTCCATAAGTGCAGTGTGTGATACAACATTTGGCACATAACCATTCCCATTCATAGATCTCAAAACCATTTCAGCCCCATTGAAATCCCCTAGCTTTCCATAAGCAGTGATAAGCATAAGGAAATCCATTTCGTTGAAATCCCACCAATGCTGTGACTGAAGCCATTCTAAAATCTAGCAGATAAAGTAGATTAGCATGCAAAACACACAGTCTAAACATCCAAATCATAGAAACACTAGCAGGAATGAGTTCGGGACAGCTACTCAATTTTTTTGTCATAGAAAAGGAGAAATTAAATCAATGAGCCACCTCTTATATATCCCtgttcttaaaagaaaaaaatgctaCCTAATAGACGCAAGGTTCCTTAAAACCAAAATGCTGACACCCTAGGTTTGATAAACAAGCATAACCATATTTTTCCTTCTGAAATAATAGAACAGTTGAGATGATCAACTGAAACAATACATAGGCTATGCCTTTAAGAACCAGTGGTTCTCATGCATCCCAATCTTTATGAGAGGGATTTTTCAATCCATTATATGATATGAATACAATCTATTATCCTCAGGAAGTGATTGAGCACTAAACCCTGAAAGGTACTGTAACTCAGTCACAACTCCTTGTGCTTAGATTCATAATCTGAACTTCACTCTATAAATGGTCaaaatcttttaacttttacTCTCTTGAGTTTATACTGCTAATAATTATCTCAACAATTTACACAAAAAGCACTAGCTCCTTTATTGCATACCTCACTAACAAGATCCCATTTCTTTAGCTGCTTAAACCTAACTAATGTGCCCAAAACCAGGTCTCTAGGAAGACCATCTTTCTTGATTCTCTCCCTTCTAAGCACAGAAACTGCAGAACCTGTATCCTCGATTTGCTTCATAAGTCTCCTCCAATTCTTCTGATCAGCTTCATCGGACGCATCTTTAAATACTTCcactttccttctcttttgcaAAAACTTTCTAGGAGACAACATGCCCATAGACACTACTTCCAATCTTCGATGGATTTTAATGTTTGCGATGAAAGgattagcatgcatttttggCTGGCTGAAACATAAAGCAATATACGAGCACTGTTATCTCTCTACGATCAAAGCAAACCTCGAAAAATTAGACCCAATATGGTGCTTTTcatgtttgaaattttttttggctgTAGCCCAGTTTCTTTAGAAATAACAAACAAAGAAGCACCACTCAGCTCAGAAATTATTTTAAGCAATAGAATTGGTTGATACAACTAACAAGAAGCAACCCAATAGCATATAAGGAGACACCATTTGCAATGACAAACACACAAATCATCCCATGACCGGACCACGATATGGCATGTGATAAGATGCAGAATAATCTGATTCCCACCTCAAAAATGCTACTTTTGAGGTAAAACTTTCTTTAATTTCAGTGGAAAGAAACACTCACAAGCtaagaattcaaaaaattcaaacttttcaCTCCTTTCTTTATAAACCACCTGAAAATTGAACGAGCACTTTCTTTCTGCGTTAAATCCAAAAGGGTcagtttcaaaacaaaaacaaaacatttctttctttcttgctaaAGATAAGACTAGAAGGACACAAAATTGAGGtagggagagagggagaaggagaagagaCCTCCAATTACTAGAAGAAGCAGAGATACAGGGCCTAAGAGATAGGGCTGGGGCCATTTCTTCTatgcaaaaatatttaatgCCAAGCCAGCTGGGTACTTGCTcggctcttcttcttcttctatctttCCACTCTATCCATAAATTATCTTCAGGCAGAGTGCCAAGTAGTGTATTTGCAAGCGCTTCTTTACTGTTTTCTTTCCGATAATactcattaatttttgtttttctatttataattaaaGTAAATCCGGCTAAGTCAAAAGTTATCCcatatcaataatttaattggAATTTAATGGATATCCAGataatatataagaaattttttatagttattttactaaataaataagagatagGGTATATGTATTACGaattaaaatccataaaaaccctgaaatatatatttatattatataaatatttttataaaataattttttttaatatattataaaatacataTCTCATTGTATAATATTAACattctatcttttaaaataaatatacatacttcaaataaataaataaatatattaattattttagtttttattgaataataaataataaatattcatatgaaTACTCAAAACTCAATGAATAGTTtatatatctaaattttttatccaataaataatagatataatatgaatattaaaaaatctaactCTTAAGTATTGTTGTCATTCTACAAGTCACCAAATCaatgtgttttaatttttttaaatgaaatcattttataaaaaatttaaatcttaaactAGGTTATTATCAAAGGTATGGGTTGATTCATTAAGTCTATTAGATCAATtctaaattgactttatttACATACTGCCCAGGTTAGAGAACAAGTTAGTTGGATcctgagttaacttgtcaaatcaaaCTAAGTTTAATATATGTGTTTATaacaattaacataattttttttccttttctttttacaatgATAATACATTCACACATTAAAACTTACtgatattttacaaatttaGACCTCATGGTAGATAACTAGTGAACAAATGGTAGGTAAAtttgtatatgtgtgtgtgtctatatatatatataacttaaataaataacctATAATAGTGATAGTAAAGTTAAACTATCATTTCATTTCATAGACATTCAACTAATTCTAGATTcttagataaattttttatatccaGTACATTAAATCTTAGGAGAATTTCTGAAATTCTCCcggtaataaatatattttaccacACAAACTcatctaaaaaatcaatatttgatatttaaagtACCAGTTTCCAAAACATTGATTATACCACAAGTATACTTAAACTattatatacaaatattaaCCAGCTTTCTCTACCAACTTCTCCAACATTCTTATCTATAACCAAAAACATTTAGAATGAATTGATTGTTCTTGAAATAGattttattataaacaaaaactattttattgatgatttttatagtATCTATAACTTTGAAAAGATATCTTAGttctttaaaaatttcatgaaagaaagacatggaatataaaaatatttttataattttgttgcattacataaaatccaaattttattttttaattgatttaaatcattttatgtaTTTGAATACCATATTACATATTCATTTTCAAAGCATGCATGTCCTTTAACATGTAGAAATAAAACTCATGTTTCAAAACTTACCAGTAGTACTTTTGAGTCTGAATATCTATCCTTGAGAAACcttaaaatcatttataataGTTAGATTGTAGATGTTGCTTCTTGGAAAAACCCAAGTGAAGACATCACTACAAACACCAAACACGTTATCCAACAAAACAACTTTACCAATAACAACCTCAATACCATATGAAAACAATTGCCTAAAACAGagaaacaaatccaaaagaCTATTGTTTCTCCAGTTGAAACTATAAAACCTTTAGACCAGAAGTTAAAAAACTCAGTATCAAACCATACCAAATTACAAGAACTAGCCAAActtaatttcaaaacaacaaaaatgatttttttaaaagccatTAACGATCACCTTAACCACTTTAAAGTTTTGCCCTCCAACTGATTGTTCTTGACTCCCCCACAAGTCAGTAATAATCCCTAAATCTCCAAAGCCACATAAAGGATGTTCATAATTATCAAACCCGAACCATTAATAAATAAGCCTTTCAGGAAGAAActcctaaaattaataaacttgttTAGAGAAATCTTACTCCTAAAACAACCATCGCTCCTAATATATCCCTCAATAATAAACTAGTTGTTATAAACCGACACAGATTCAATACATCTTCCTTCTATGAATGGAACATAGATGGAATGTCCAAATACAATATCCTAAACACCTTACAACAAATGACCATAATTGTCAATGCCTACAAAACCCCAAACTAGAACTTCAAATAAAGCTATAGTCGAACTCTTTATAATTGGTTTTTCTGACCAGTTACAAAGATGATGAGATTATCATCTCACTGAAACCCAACACCTTGAAATCCTTAACTCCATCCAAATGACTGAAGACCAAATACATATCCTTAACTCTAATGGAAACACCATCCAAGATGCAGTTTCAACCCTCATTTTAcctatttttctatattttgtaGGAGATCCTTCTTATCTGAAAGATAAAAATgttgaacttttttttcatattaaatacaaaaaactcaATGACTTTCAATGATATAAAAAGACTTTTCTTACTCGTGTCATGCTCTAAGAAGATTCAAACCAACCCttctagaaagaaaaatgactTATTGGTTTGCCGACGCTCCTAGAAGAAAGAGTCAGGGAcaaaatcaaaaacatttttgtctCCAAAACAATCTCTTATGACCAGGTAACATATGGTGAGCTTGTCGattttacctaaaaaaatatatcataagaTTTGCCAAGACTTTAAACTTTAGAAACACCTAAAGTGGGAAATGAGAAGAGCTAAACTGGAATTGAAAAGTTTTGTCAACAATTTGACCTATCCCTACCGAAGCCAACTTGTAGTGGTTCATGCTCCAAATCTATCACCTCAAAGCCCAACAAACCACCTAATAGAAGATCAActcataaacacaaaaaaatgtttttatactaAATCTTAGTCTTACTACAAAAAAACCATTGCAAAACCTATAAAAACCTTTTCAgtcaaaacaaaaacttaagcctaaatttgacattaaaaacattatttgttaCGAATAAGGCAAGAAAAGTCATAtctctaaattttattgaatcagTACAAAGCTACATGAACTATAATTAGAAGAATAAGCCATTCActatatccaaaatattttgattgaagCATCTGAGACTAAATCCAGCTTGTCAGACATTTCTGAAGAACCCTTCCAAATAAATGAGTTAGCAATATCCAATTCTGACCTAGACACATCAAACcataacatcaaaataaataaatgtcttAATCCTAAATGAAGAATTTATTCTTGAAGCTATCAAAAGACTTAATAATctttaattgcaaaaaaaacctatatgaaCAAACTTATAAGTTCTTATGGTAAGCTAGAGACACTACAATTTGTTCAAAGATAGTCATTATTGTCATCAACTAGTACAAATAACTATGACCTTAccaaaattctcaaaaaaaaaatctaaacatgtTGTTACTATCTCAGATCtataatatgaaattaaaacccTTAAAACTGAACTACAAAACCCCAAACAAGCCCAACAAAAAGACTATACTAGTTTACAACACTTTCTTACTAAGTTAGAAAGCCACTCTGATTCTGAACCAGAATCAGAAGACTAAACCCTAGAGAATTAAATATCGGATCATGCATTGTCAAATATTAAGCACGTTCTTAAAGATTTTCTACATGTTTGAACTCAAATtgctttaaaaaacatattataaaaattatagtaatcttttcaaatgattttaaaatagatattattGCATTGTTTGATACAAATGAAGATTTGAATTGCATTAAAGAATGAATAGTTCCAAAACAATTTTTACAAagcactttttaaaa from the Populus nigra chromosome 1, ddPopNigr1.1, whole genome shotgun sequence genome contains:
- the LOC133674821 gene encoding pentatricopeptide repeat-containing protein At3g59040 isoform X1; translated protein: MAPALSLRPCISASSSNWSQPKMHANPFIANIKIHRRLEVVSMGMLSPRKFLQKRRKVEVFKDASDEADQKNWRRLMKQIEDTGSAVSVLRRERIKKDGLPRDLVLGTLVRFKQLKKWDLVSEILEWLQSQHWWDFNEMDFLMLITAYGKLGDFNGAEMVLRSMNGNGYVPNVVSHTALMEAYGRGGRYNNAEAIFRRMQTSGPEPSALTYQIILKTFVEGNKFKEAEEVFETLLNKEKSPLEPDQKMFHMMIYVQKKAGNYEKARKVFALMAERGVPQSTVTYNSLMSFETNYKEVSKIYDQMQRSGLRPDVVSYALLIKAYGRARREEEALAVFEEMLDAGVRPSHKAYNILLDAFAISGMVEQARVVFKSMRRDRCTPDLCSYTTMLSAYVNASDMEGAENFFKRLRQDGLKPNIITYGALIKGHAKVNNLEKMMEIYEEMQLNGIKANQTILTTIMDAYGKNKDFGSAVIWYKEMEHHGVPPDQKAQNILLSLAKTQDELKEASQLVGYPDDCGIQSINGASRFADEDGSDDETDDEDDYEEADKNDDEDDCDGVDDTAKTVSYSKECEDLIFLDGDNQHNLEALHALTVIDL
- the LOC133674821 gene encoding pentatricopeptide repeat-containing protein At3g59040 isoform X2, with product MHANPFIANIKIHRRLEVVSMGMLSPRKFLQKRRKVEVFKDASDEADQKNWRRLMKQIEDTGSAVSVLRRERIKKDGLPRDLVLGTLVRFKQLKKWDLVSEILEWLQSQHWWDFNEMDFLMLITAYGKLGDFNGAEMVLRSMNGNGYVPNVVSHTALMEAYGRGGRYNNAEAIFRRMQTSGPEPSALTYQIILKTFVEGNKFKEAEEVFETLLNKEKSPLEPDQKMFHMMIYVQKKAGNYEKARKVFALMAERGVPQSTVTYNSLMSFETNYKEVSKIYDQMQRSGLRPDVVSYALLIKAYGRARREEEALAVFEEMLDAGVRPSHKAYNILLDAFAISGMVEQARVVFKSMRRDRCTPDLCSYTTMLSAYVNASDMEGAENFFKRLRQDGLKPNIITYGALIKGHAKVNNLEKMMEIYEEMQLNGIKANQTILTTIMDAYGKNKDFGSAVIWYKEMEHHGVPPDQKAQNILLSLAKTQDELKEASQLVGYPDDCGIQSINGASRFADEDGSDDETDDEDDYEEADKNDDEDDCDGVDDTAKTVSYSKECEDLIFLDGDNQHNLEALHALTVIDL